In Nocardia sp. NBC_00403, the DNA window GATCGTGCGCGATTTTCAAACGGTGATCGGCATCGAGGCCAGGGCTCAGATCTTGAAATCGGAAGGGCAACTGCCCGACTACGTCATGGCCTGCGTCGGCGGCGGCAGCAACGCCATCGGTCTGTTCCACTCGTTCGCCGACGATCCGCAGGTCCGGTTGATCGGTGTCGAGGCCGCAGGCCGGGGCATCGAGACCGGCGAACACGCGGCCAGTCTCAGCGCGGGCAGCCCCGGCGAAATGGACGGCGCCTACAGCTATCTCCTCCAGGACGAAGACGGTCAGATCAGCCGAACCCACAGCATCGCGGCGGGCCTCGACTACCCGGGCGTCGGTCCCGAACTCAGCTACCTCAAGGACACCGGCCGTGTCACCTACCGAGCCGCGAACGACGAAGCAGCGCTGCGGGGCATGCAGGCACTCGGTCGCAGTGAAGGCATCATCGCCGCCCTCGAATCCGCCCATGCCGTGGGGCATTTGATGGAAATGGCCGAGGACGGCGAGCTGCCTGCGGATTCGGTGATCGTGCTCGGCCTGTCCGGTCGCGGTGACAAGGATCTGGCGATCGCGGCACAGCGATTGGGTATCGGAGCCTGACGGCGGTGTATGCCGCCTGCCGTTCGACCGGTCTCACCGTCCCGTGCCCGCGGTGCCGCAGTGCCGCGGTGGATCGAGCCAAGGCATCGGGTGATCGCGAATAGCGACCTGGCGCCACAGTTCCGGACCCCAGCACGACGAACGCGGTATCGGCTGGCGCCGATACCGCGTTGGTCGATTCGATTTCGCCCGAAAGGCTTGTGATCCGCGGTTTCTCTGTGTCCGTGCGGAACGAGAACTACGGGTGCCGTTAAGGATCGTGTCACCTGGTACATGAAGGCTCCGAAAACCCAGTTGCCGGAGGGTCTGTGCAGTGTAGGTTTCGCGCGTGATGAGGGAGCTCGACCAGGATGAGCTGATCGACCAGTAAACGCTGGTCGGTAAGGAACTGAGGCTGGTTGCCACCAAGCGGGGCGCAGCGAAACTTGGGTTCGCCCTGATGCTGCGGTTCTATACCGAGCGGGCCCGGTTCCCTGGGGGCGCAGCGAGATCCCTGATGACGCAATCGAGTACGTAGCCCGACAGGTCGGAGTTGAGCGAACCGAGATCGCGTTTTGGCGACGCCGGCTCGTCTGTGGCCACCCGTCGATGGGAATGCGCTGAAGCCGGCCCGGATGGGGCGCGGGCGATCATGAACGATCACCCGAAGGGAGACCGATCTGTGTCCGAGCACGCCAAATCTGTTGTGGTACCTGCGAATCCGAGTGTTGTGGTGCGGAATGCATCTCGTGTTGCCGTTCTGTTGGTCGCGACGGTTGCAGCGGGAACGCTCAGTCCGCTGCAATCGGCTGTCAACGGGGCGCTAGGCAGCACGGTGGGGGACGGAAACGCTGCCGCGGTCGTTTCCTTCGGTACCGGGCTGCTGATCATGACCGCTGTTGTGGGTGCTCATCGGCGATGGCGTGCCCAGGCGCTGCGGCTTCCCCAGCTCATGCGGAGCGGCACCCTGGGCTGGTGGAATTACCTCGCGGGCTTGTGCGGGGCGGCGGTCGTGCTGTCCGAAGGTGTCTCGGTGGGATCGCTCGGTGTGGCCGTGTTCCAGATCTCGTTGATCTGCGGACTGATCATTTCCGGCGTGGTCTGCGACCGGATCGGTGTCACGACGGCGGTACCGCAGACCCTGTCCGGTGTTCGGATCCTGGGAGCTGGCTTGGCCGTGGTAGCGACCGCTGTGGCGATCTCCCCGAACTTCCATGTACCGCATGCGATCTTTCTTGCGGCATTGCCCTTCGGTGCGGGCCTGCTGGCCGGATGGCAGCCCGCCGGCAATGCGGCGGTGGCCCGGCACAGCGGATCACTGATCGTCGCGATAGCCTTCAACTTTCTTGTCGGTTTCGGCGTGTTGTCGGCGGGTCTGCTGATCCGATTGGCCGTGGGGACGGCGCATTTCAGCCTGCCAGCCGTGTGGTGGATGTACACCGGCGGAGCACTCGGGTTGTTGTCCATCGGGTTGATGGCGCTGCTGGTGCGCGGCCTCGGGCTGCTGCTGCTCGGCCTGGCCTCGATCGCAGGCCAGCTACTCGGCTCACTGCTGTTCAACGGAGTCGTGCCCGGAACCTACGCGTCGCTTCATGTCGTGACAGTGGTCGGGACCGTCCTCGCGCTCGCTGCTGCCGGGATCGCCGCGATTCCGGCGCGCACCACTGGCCACCGCGCAGGAGCAGCCCGGTGACCGCTGTGCAGACAGTCACCGGCCCCGTTCCGGTGAGCGAACTCGGGATCGTGCTGCCGCACGAGCACCTGTTCAACGACCTGGCCGGTGCTCGCGATCAACCGAGCCACAAGTTCACCGAATTCCTCACCACAAGCACCGTCGCCGCCGCTGCCGCGTGGGCGCTGCGCCACGACCCGTACTGTTGCCTCGACAACCTGACCGCCAAACCCGTTGACGAAGTCGTCGCCGAGATCACCAAGTTCGCCGATGTCGGCGGGAGAACCATCGTCGACGCCACATCCAGCGCCGCCATCGGACGCAACCCGGACGCTCTCGTGAAGACCGCGCGGCGAACAGGGCTGAATATCGTGATGGGTTGCGGGGCATACCTCGAGAAATTCGAAGGGCGACGGATCACAGCCACCACCGTCGATGCACTGGCCTACGCCATCGCCGACGAGCTGGCCCACGGCGTCGGACCCAACAGTGTGAAACCCGGCATCATCGGCGAAATCGGTGTCTCCCCCGGGTTCACCCCAGCCGAACACGCTTCGCTGCGCGCCGCAGCGCTGGCACAACTCGACCATCCCACCCGCGCCCTCATGATCCACCTCCCGGGTTGGCAGCGACGCGCACACGAGGTACTCGACATCGTGCTCGACCAGATCGGGGTAGCACCACAACGGGTCGTCCTGGCCCACATGGACCCGTCCGCCGCCGACACCACCTACCAGCTCAGCGTCGCCGAACGCGGAGTCTGGCTCGAATTCGACATGATCGGCATGGACATCATCTTCCCCCACGAAGGCCGCTCACCGGACCCCGATCTCATCGCAGCCGCGGTCGCGGACCTCGTGACACGGCATCAGGATCAAATCCTGCTCAGCCACGACGTCTTCCTCAAACAAATGTGGACCCGCAACGGCGGAAACGGATTCGTGTTCGTCCCGACCGTCTTCGCAGACATGCTCACCGCGCAGGGAATCAACCCCACCCTGATCAACACACTGCTGCAACACAACCCCGCCCGGATGCTGTCCGGCCACAACCAGACTGAGACCTCCCCATCGCTGGGATCTATTCCGTCGATCGCGGGATCGACGGGAAACCAGATGTAGCCCAGGGGATTTGCCTTTCACGGTGGTGAGCGACAGCGGCCTGCATCGCTGTGACCGGCCGGGCCGATGGCAGGATGGCGATCATGACCAATCGACGACTCGGACTGGCCGGATTGCTCGCCCTACCCGTACTGGCGGGAACACTCGCCTTCGGCGCCACTGCCACCGCTGCACCGGGGGCTGAACCCCCGACGATCGAGGTCTTCACCCTGCCCGGAACCGTATCGGCGACATTCCACAACCCGAACGACCGGGGCGTCTGCTGGGCGTTCAACGAAGCCACTGGAGAGATATTCGGCGGTAACAACCCCACCTCCTTCGCCGAAGCGGGTCAGACGGTCCAGTCCTCGCTGGGCGGGCTCCCGACCGGACAGGTGCGAGTGCGTGGTGCATGCGCCTGGTCGCGCCCGACCGGCAACCACGACTATGCGTCGACGACAGAGGTGATCATTGTCGATGTGACCGGCAAGCCGCCGACCGGCAGCTTCGGCTGACCTGCGCAGGGGGTGGAGCAGGGACGGCTTTATCAGAGATACTCGGCCGAATTTACGACACCTACCGAGCCGACACCGGACGCGTCGTCCCCGGCCTCTGGTGAATGCCGAGCATCAGTTGGGGAGTGATCGAGGCAACCCGAACCGTGGGAGCACGCTGTTGTCGAATCGGGTGATGGCGCAGATCCGGTCGCCGGTGAGGGTGAGGACGATGATGCCGGTCGCGTGGCGGATGCCGTCGGGAGCGCGGAGGTAGGCCCCGAAGGCAGGCTGACCATTCGCCCGCGTCGGCACGAAGTCATAGGTCCGGCCCTGGCCGATGATGCTGGCGTAGAAGCGGGCCACGGCGTCACGGCCGTGGTATTCGAGGGGAATCGGCGGCATGGAGACGCGGACATCGGTGGTGAGCAGTGCGACAAGCGCTGTGATATCGCCGGCCTGGTAGGCGCTGACGAACTTTGCCGCGAGTGCTTGCTCGGCAGGTGAGTGCGGCGCGGGCGCCGGATCCTCGCTCGGCGGCAGCCGCTGCTGAAGGCCCGCGCGGGCTCGTTTGAGGAGGCTGTTGACCGAACCGACGGTCACATCGAGCATGTCGGCCACCTCGTCGGCGTGGTATCCGAGCACCTCTCGCAAAATGAGGACGGCCCGCTGGCGGGCAGGCAGGATCTGCAGCGCGGTCACGAAGGCCAGGGATATCGATTCGGTCTGTTCGTAACGCGCCTCCGGGCCGAGGGGCACGTCGATCCCGCCCTCGAGGAGAGCATCGGGATACGGCTCCAGCCAGACGACTTCGCCGAGCCGATTCGGCTCCGGCGGCTCAACTCCGGGAATGTCCCACTCCTTGGCCGGGCGTCGGCTGGCCGAGCGCAACGCGTTGAGGCAGCGGTTGGTGGCGATCCGGTAGAGCCAGGTGCGGATCGAGGCGCGGCCCGCGAACCCGTCGAGGCCTTGCCAGGCGGCCAGCAGCGTGTCCTGCAGTGCGTCCTCGGCGTCCTGGAAGGACCCGAGCATGCGGTAACAGTGCACCTGCAGTTCGCGACGGTGCGGTTCGGTCAGCTCTCGGAACGCGGCGCCGTCTCCGGCCCGCGCCCTGGCGATCAAGTCGGCGCTCACCACGTGCCATCACTCCACCCTCGCGTCACATCTTTCTCCAGCTCTCCTAGTCGACCTCTGTATAGACACCGGCCGAGTCGCGAACTGGGCGGTGGCGGCGCGCCCAGTTTCTCGACGGCGTGGTGTCTACCTCTTCGACAGTGTGATTCGTTGCTAGGAGTTTGGATGACAATCGCCGACAAAGTGGTGCTGGTGACCGGTGCCAACCGCGGTATCGGAAAGGCGCTGGTCGAGGAGGCCCTGCGCAGAGGCGCCCGGCGGGTGTACGCGGGGACACGCCAGCCCATGGACCACCCGGACGCGCGCGTCACGCCGCTGACGCTCGACGTGACAGACGCCGAGCAGATTCGCGCAGCTGTCGAGAGCGTCGAATCCCTCGACATTCTCATCAACAACGCGGGCGTGTGTTTGTACGACGAGGTGAGCGATCGTGCCGCGATCGACCAGTCCCTCGCCGTCAACTTCTACGGCATGTATGACGTGACCCTGGCCTTCCTGCCCCTGCTCACCCGTTCTGGCGGCGCCATCGTCAATGGTCTTTCGCTGGCCGCCTTGGCCCCGTTGCCGGTGATTCCGGCCTACTCGATCTCCAAGGCGGCCGCGTTCTCCCTGTCGCAATCGTTGCGCGCCCTGCTGGCAGGTCAGGGCGTGCGCGTTCATGCCGTCCTGACCGGCCCCGTCGACACGGACATGAACGCGGCCTTCGACATTCCGAAGGCCGCGCCGGAGTCCGCGGCACGAGGCATCTTCGACGGACTGGAGAAGGGCGAGGAGGACATCTTCCCCGATCCGATGTCGGCGTCCGTGGCCGAGGGTTGGCTCGGCGGTGCCGCCAAAGCGCTCGAGCGTCAGAACGCGTCTTTTGTCGCAACACCCGTTGTGGCATGAACAACACCCGGCACGACCAGGAAATGGAGCGAACCATGAATGCGGAAAGCTACACAACCACCTTCACGGTCGATCGAACACCGGAAGAAGTATTCAGTGCCATCACCAACGTTCGCGGCTGGTGGCCGGGGGAGATCGAAGGCGGTACCAGCGAACTCGGCGATGAGTTCACCTACCGCTACCAAGATTTACACCATTCCAAGCAGCGGATTACGGAATCCATCCCCGGCGAACGGGTCGTGTGGCTTGTTGTCGAAGGCGGCCCAAATTTTGTCGAAGACAGAACCGAGTGGAAGGGCACAAGGATTTCTTTCGAGCTGTCCGAGAAAGATGAAGGGACACAGGTTCGCTTCACGCACTTCGGTTTGGTCCCGGAGTACGAATGCTTCGATGCCTGTTCGGATGCGTGGGGCTCCTATATCAACGGCAGTTTGCGGAACCTGATCGTGGCCGGGACTGGGCGGTCGGGCCATGAGTGACCTGTCGAGCCGGACCACACTCGTAGTCGGCGCCGGTCGCGGCCTGGGGCGAGGGATCGCTGCCGCATTCGCCGAGGCGGGTGCTCCCGTGGTCGCCGTCGCCAGGACCGGCTCTGAACTCGCCGAGCTGGCCGCGACCAATGCCGGCGTTCGGACCGAAACCGCGGATGCGGCAGACGCGACGGCGGCATGGAGCTTGCTGGACCGATACGAGCCGGAGGTCCTCATCCTGGTCGCCGGCGCCAACCCGGTCATGCGTCCGCTCCAGCACCAGACGTGGGAAACCTTCTCCGTGAACTGGCATTCCGACGTCAAGATCGCGTTCACCTGGCTTCGGGAGGCACTGCTGAAGCCACTGCCGCCTGGCAGCAGGGTGGTGGTGGTGAGCAGCGGTGCCGCCATCAACGGATCACCTGCCAGCGGTGGTTACGCCGGGTCCAAGGCCACTCAGCGTTTCATCGCGGCGTACACACAAGATGAATCGCGCCGTGCCGGCCTGGACATCACCGTGACGACGATCATGCCCAGGATGACTCCACACGGAGACGTGGGCAGACGAGGCTTTCGGGCCTACGCGGCCCGCAGCGGTCGCACCGAAGAGGAATTCCTGCAGGCATCGGGCGACCTGTTGACCCCCGAGATAGCGGGATCCGCCCTGGTGGAACTGGTTCGGGCCGACCCCGGGACCAGCGCCCCCGAGTACCTGCTCACCGCCGCCGGGCTACAGCAGTTGCCGTGACCAGCGGCGCGGGAGGCGATACCCGTCGGTTCCGCGCCGCCCGAATCCCTTGTTCCCGCTGTGGAGAGCGGCCCGCTTACGGGAACGACGAAGGCCGCCTTCATCTTTCGATGGAGGCGGCCTTCGTTTTACGGAACCGGTCGGGAAGGACTAGCGGGCGAACAGCAGTGCGCGCTTGACTTCCTGGATGGCCTTGGTGACCTCGATGCCGCGGGGGCAGGCGTCGGTGCAGTTGAAGGTGGTGCGGCAGCGCCAGACGCCTTCGACGTCGTTGAGGATGTCGAGACGTTCGCGGGCGGCTTCGTCGCGGCTGTCGAAGATGAAGCGGTGGGCGTTCACGATCGCGGCCGGGCCGAAGTAGCTGCCGTCGGTCCAGTACACAGGGCAGGAGGTGGTGCAGCAGGCGCAGAGGATGCACTTGGTGGTGTCGTCGAACCTGGCGCGGTCGGCCTGGCTCTGGATGCGTTCGCGGGTCGGCTCGTTACCAGAGGTGATCAGGTAGGGCTTCACCGCACGGAACGCGTCGAAGAACGGCTCCATGTTCACCACGAGGTCCTTCTCCACGGGCAGGCCGCGGATGGGCTCGACGGTGAGGGTGATGGACTTGCCGTCCTTGGGCAGCATGTCCTTCATCAGCACCTTGCAGGCCAGCCGGTTCACACCGTTGATCCGCATGGCGTCGGAGCCGCACACACCGTGCGCACAGGAGCGCCGGAAGGTGAGCGTGCCGTCCAGGTAGGACTTGATGTAGATCAGCACGTTCAGGAACCGGTCGGTCGACA includes these proteins:
- a CDS encoding SRPBCC family protein, with the translated sequence MNNTRHDQEMERTMNAESYTTTFTVDRTPEEVFSAITNVRGWWPGEIEGGTSELGDEFTYRYQDLHHSKQRITESIPGERVVWLVVEGGPNFVEDRTEWKGTRISFELSEKDEGTQVRFTHFGLVPEYECFDACSDAWGSYINGSLRNLIVAGTGRSGHE
- a CDS encoding phosphotriesterase family protein, yielding MTAVQTVTGPVPVSELGIVLPHEHLFNDLAGARDQPSHKFTEFLTTSTVAAAAAWALRHDPYCCLDNLTAKPVDEVVAEITKFADVGGRTIVDATSSAAIGRNPDALVKTARRTGLNIVMGCGAYLEKFEGRRITATTVDALAYAIADELAHGVGPNSVKPGIIGEIGVSPGFTPAEHASLRAAALAQLDHPTRALMIHLPGWQRRAHEVLDIVLDQIGVAPQRVVLAHMDPSAADTTYQLSVAERGVWLEFDMIGMDIIFPHEGRSPDPDLIAAAVADLVTRHQDQILLSHDVFLKQMWTRNGGNGFVFVPTVFADMLTAQGINPTLINTLLQHNPARMLSGHNQTETSPSLGSIPSIAGSTGNQM
- a CDS encoding SDR family NAD(P)-dependent oxidoreductase, yielding MTIADKVVLVTGANRGIGKALVEEALRRGARRVYAGTRQPMDHPDARVTPLTLDVTDAEQIRAAVESVESLDILINNAGVCLYDEVSDRAAIDQSLAVNFYGMYDVTLAFLPLLTRSGGAIVNGLSLAALAPLPVIPAYSISKAAAFSLSQSLRALLAGQGVRVHAVLTGPVDTDMNAAFDIPKAAPESAARGIFDGLEKGEEDIFPDPMSASVAEGWLGGAAKALERQNASFVATPVVA
- a CDS encoding DMT family transporter: MRNASRVAVLLVATVAAGTLSPLQSAVNGALGSTVGDGNAAAVVSFGTGLLIMTAVVGAHRRWRAQALRLPQLMRSGTLGWWNYLAGLCGAAVVLSEGVSVGSLGVAVFQISLICGLIISGVVCDRIGVTTAVPQTLSGVRILGAGLAVVATAVAISPNFHVPHAIFLAALPFGAGLLAGWQPAGNAAVARHSGSLIVAIAFNFLVGFGVLSAGLLIRLAVGTAHFSLPAVWWMYTGGALGLLSIGLMALLVRGLGLLLLGLASIAGQLLGSLLFNGVVPGTYASLHVVTVVGTVLALAAAGIAAIPARTTGHRAGAAR
- a CDS encoding succinate dehydrogenase iron-sulfur subunit, whose amino-acid sequence is MTAVAEAPSSQKPAPIPEGSVMVTVKVARFNPEDDKGAHWESFQVPVLSTDRFLNVLIYIKSYLDGTLTFRRSCAHGVCGSDAMRINGVNRLACKVLMKDMLPKDGKSITLTVEPIRGLPVEKDLVVNMEPFFDAFRAVKPYLITSGNEPTRERIQSQADRARFDDTTKCILCACCTTSCPVYWTDGSYFGPAAIVNAHRFIFDSRDEAARERLDILNDVEGVWRCRTTFNCTDACPRGIEVTKAIQEVKRALLFAR
- a CDS encoding SDR family oxidoreductase; translation: MSDLSSRTTLVVGAGRGLGRGIAAAFAEAGAPVVAVARTGSELAELAATNAGVRTETADAADATAAWSLLDRYEPEVLILVAGANPVMRPLQHQTWETFSVNWHSDVKIAFTWLREALLKPLPPGSRVVVVSSGAAINGSPASGGYAGSKATQRFIAAYTQDESRRAGLDITVTTIMPRMTPHGDVGRRGFRAYAARSGRTEEEFLQASGDLLTPEIAGSALVELVRADPGTSAPEYLLTAAGLQQLP
- a CDS encoding sigma-70 family RNA polymerase sigma factor translates to MVSADLIARARAGDGAAFRELTEPHRRELQVHCYRMLGSFQDAEDALQDTLLAAWQGLDGFAGRASIRTWLYRIATNRCLNALRSASRRPAKEWDIPGVEPPEPNRLGEVVWLEPYPDALLEGGIDVPLGPEARYEQTESISLAFVTALQILPARQRAVLILREVLGYHADEVADMLDVTVGSVNSLLKRARAGLQQRLPPSEDPAPAPHSPAEQALAAKFVSAYQAGDITALVALLTTDVRVSMPPIPLEYHGRDAVARFYASIIGQGRTYDFVPTRANGQPAFGAYLRAPDGIRHATGIIVLTLTGDRICAITRFDNSVLPRFGLPRSLPN